Genomic segment of Chloracidobacterium sp. N:
CCGCCATTTTGCATTGTTAATAACCACTTCGCTATACTCTGTCTTACACGCTCCAAACGCTCCCGTGAAATTTCACCAATTGCACCAAGAAGCAGGTCGCCCGACACAACAGCCAGGCGCCCTGCCCGGATGACACTCGCTACCTTCAAGCCACTTTGTTCAAAATCTTCATCACCTTCCCGAACCACTTCATCAAATCCTGCAAGATAATGCCGCGTCTGGGATGAAATCATGCAAATCAGCCAGTCGTCATACTCGCCAGGAAGTTTACCGAAAAAACGCCGTAAAGCCCTACACTTTAGGGCAGGGATATAAGGCGCACGCTGTTTTATCAAGCCAAACCTGTGATAAAATAGCAGTATGAGAGTAATGGAAGCCAAGCTACTAAAAGGGACAGCAGAGCAGTATCAGGCTCTGGATGAAGCCATCCGTACCGCACAGTTTGTCAGAAACAAATGTGTGCGGTACTGGATGGACAACAAGGGCGTAAACAAAGCTGTTCTCTATGCCCACTGCAAAGACCTGGCCAAAGAGTTTGCCTTTGTCAGGAAGTTAAACTCAGCGGCAAGGCAGGCAAGTGCAGAACGGGCTTGGGCTTCCATCTCCCGTTTCTATACCAACTGCAGAAACAAGGCGGTCAAGAAAGGGTATCCCAAATTTAAGAAGCATTGCCGTTCTGTGGAATACAAGGTATCGGGCTGGAAGCTGTCAGAAGATGGGATGACTATCTCGTTCACCGATGGCTTCGGTGCTGGTACTTTTGCTCTGTATTGCAACGGCGAGGCAAGACACCATATCCTGAACTCCAAAATCAATCGGGTGCGGGTGATACGCAGGGCAGATGGGTACTATGCCCAGTTCTGCCTGGATGTGGAGCGCAAAGAGCAGGGAGCATACACAGGCAATGTGATTGGCATTGACTTGGGCTTGAAGGCTTTCTACACCGACCAGAACGGCAACCCTGTACAGTGTCCTAAGTTTTTGAGGCGTAGCGAAAGAAGGTTAAAGCAACACCAGCGCAGATTAAGTCGGAAGTTCAAAAAGGGGGCAAAATCCCAATCCAAGAACTACCACAAGCAAAGAAAGCGACTGGGCAAAGTGCATCTGAAAGTCCAACGCCAGCGTAAAGA
This window contains:
- a CDS encoding type II toxin-antitoxin system PemK/MazF family toxin; this encodes MASITLILLFYHRFGLIKQRAPYIPALKCRALRRFFGKLPGEYDDWLICMISSQTRHYLAGFDEVVREGDEDFEQSGLKVASVIRAGRLAVVSGDLLLGAIGEISRERLERVRQSIAKWLLTMQNGG